Genomic window (Drosophila albomicans strain 15112-1751.03 chromosome X, ASM965048v2, whole genome shotgun sequence):
AACATTTTCCACTTTGCTGtccattatttataataatatcaattttgATGTTGTCATGCACCCACAAATCGCCACGGTCCACTGCGGGATACTTGGTGAAatgtatagaaataaaaataaaatcaactaaCTTGTCAAATTCGATACatgtgttgtcgttgttgctgttgctgttgatgttatgtttttcttttgctggaAAGTTGGCAAGGATCAGAAAAGCAGTTGAACTGCTTCAAAAATGCACCATGTCAAAATGCCGCCGGCGTTGTGGGCGTGCGCAAGCTCGTCTATATAATATCCGCATTCAATGGTTTCCTGCATTTTTTgcgttattttcttttttatacatatgcaATTTCACTTGTAACGTAATTGCTTTCAGGTATTATGTTAGAACTGTGTTATATTTTAACTTGCagcacattttcattatttcacttttttcttaACTGAACAACACTAGAATGTTTTTGTAGTGATCTGGCAAGGCGATTCTGCACTGGACAGTGTGTCCACACCTATAAAACGTAATGGATCGCAGCCtaattaattagaattttaCTTAAATCTCTTATAAAGCACTATAAAATTCCTGTTTATCAGTAATTAAGCTGTTTTTGTCccaatttttgtttaacatatttatgagTTTCCCATAAGAGATACACTAGAACCTTTTTGCAAGGATCTGGCAAGACCATTGCAAATTGCTTGAAACGGGATCGTCAATCTCAATGGCACGTTAACGATAcccaatttaaattgattgcagTTAGATTTGTGCAGTGTCATTAGGTCAATTAAATACGCATTAAGACGGTAAGATTGGCGCTGTCAATTAGGATTTGCTGTGATATCCATCAATTCTGGCATAATGTGGACGCTAAGCACCCAACAATCTGCATGCAGTCATGATGCCAACGTTCAAGCGAATAAATCGTCCGACAAATGAACCGCTGCATCGACGGCGTCGCCTTCGCCgccagctgctgttggtgaAGCAAGTGCATCAACATGGTGCGAGGTGGCTCGAGCCACAAATGCAGCGAGGTAAATGAAACCGCCCACAGTCGCTCCCtatttgacaaaaatatttttttttttttctgatttttgcctttttgcagcagctgctacgCAACGACGCCATCTTTTTTTGCACAACGGCGGCTTTCATGAGGCGATTGCGCCAGGTGAGCATCTGTTTTGGAAAATGCGGCTCCCGTTATGATTAACCAATTTAACCAATTTTATCATTCCACCATTCCCCCATTCCACATTGCACATTCCACATTTTCCAACTCCCAATTCCAATCAAAGTGCTCGTTATAGCCCAATGCTTCAGTTTGATGCCCGTATGCGGCATTTATGCTGCAACTGCGCAGGGATTGCGCTTCAGCTGGCGTAGCTGGCGCACCTGGTACAGTGTGCTCTGCATTTGCAGCCTCAGCGTGGACACGATCTTCACAATTAATATGACGGCACACAGTCTGCTCGATGTGCGTAATGTGGGTGAGTAACGTAGTTGGAAAGAGATAGCTAGACTCTGTCATTATGGCCGCCATTTTGTAAGGGaatgcaaaataattcaatttttagaAAACTGCACTCTATCAACTTTTGAAAGGAATACAGTTCAAGGTGGTCAAAGTAAAAAGCTAATTTGTGTATTgatgtaaaaataattgatataataacaacaagtgagaaagctacagtcaagtgtactcgactacccgctacccattttgaataaaagaaatatattttgcggtatttttctaaaaatataccgaaaatactaaaaaaaaatactaaaaatataccaaatggtatgtttggtatatcgatatagtaccgcattcaaaatatgccatagacggcacaatataccagactgtcggccaaagcaactaagacccctagtaagtaggcgtttttgcccatacaaaagtatttctttaataacttcgacaatttgtatctaatcgcaaccaaatttttaggaatcataactactatagtaattattatctATACCAAAATTCTCAACTCTAGCTttcaaattacgcttgttattccatttttttgatttgcgggggcggaagtaggcgtggcaaaattttgaaacaaacttgatctgcgtgcaaacataatgATAGATAAAatgatagctctatctcttattgtctctgagatccagtgtttcatacggacagacggacagacggacatggctatatcgtctcggctgttgaaacgcctccttctacctgttacatacatttcctgccggcacaaagttataatacccttctaccctatgggtagcgggtataaaaattacaacTTTCTAGCGACACTTTCTGCATATTTGAGTATTAAACTCACCCTTTTCCTTTGCAGAACCCATAATATTCCATGTGTGCAATCTGCTGGGCTTTTGTGTCTTCCTTCAACTGGCGAGAAAGTGGCCATCGTTAATGCGTCATTGGGCTGCCGTGGAGAAACAGTTGCCGCCCCATCAGAACTGGAAACAACGCGAGCACCTCGCCCGACGTATTCACCAAGTCgctatgctgctgctgtccctTTCCTTGGGTATGCTAATTATTATGCTAATTAAAGCTGTTACTAAagcttcctttttttttgcagtggAGCATCTGCTTAGCATCATTGCCTTTGTGTATCATGATTTGTGTCCGTCTCGCAGGGATCCCATCGAATCGTATTTGTTTGCCACTGGACCGCAGCTTTTCCATTTGTTTGCCTACTCCAATTGGTTGGGTTGGCTGGGCAAGCTGCAGAATGTGCTGCTCACGTTCAGCTGGAGCTATATGGATATATTCCTCATGCTGCTGGGCATTGGTCTAAATGATTTGCTCACTCGACTCACGTGCCATCTGCAGCATGCTGTACAACAGGTGAATGAATGCGGATCACTTGCTCACGCCGTCCATTTGCTATGCACTGCACAATCCACAATCTCCatcaacaactacaattgCGACTTGTTTTTTGCAGCCCATGCCTGAGGAATTTTGGACGCACACACGCAAACGTTATCGCGCCATTGTGGAGCTCATCTATGAGGTGGACGATGCCGTCTCGGTCCTCATCATAGTCTCCTTTGGcagcaatttgtattttgtctGCCTGCAGCTGCTCAAGAGCATAAAGTGAGTAATAAACTGTGAATGGAGACAGACAAATAGCAGATAGATATTAGATTGATTGTTAATGCGCTGAGtaattgctttcaattttaatgtCTTTTTCTGgcataatgtaaataatacaaGTAGTATTTTAAGCTCGATTTTTGAATGGATTTCACCAtgtattcaatattaatatatactatttatttattttacgtaACCTTAACAGtcaatcaaaaatcaaattaacatttaaatacaaaagtaaaattgaaattaaaaagacaacttttaaaaatataaactatgTTAAATCTTAGAAATCAattctataatatataaatctgcaaatgggaaaatgtaaatacaatgaaatctataataatatatataattaaataacaaagtAGAAATTAAACCgaatagaatacaaaatatatatccaaaaataatgaaggtaaaaattcaaatatatatgaaaaattaaattgaaatgtgataaaatatatgacataacaaaaaaaaaaaaaacattttaaaattgaaatctataaaattatctttaaattgaaaagtattaagcaagttaaaaaaataaaataaaaatattagaataCTACTAATTGAACacattgaaaaaaatgaaattcaagaaatcaaaactatttttaaaagtaaaaataaaaataaaataaaatgtattgtactacaatataatttagtaAATAGGGTTATAGTTAGTTAAATAGTTGTGAATATTTACCTGAAActctataattattttctttccaGTATATAAACCAATAacctctttttcttttgctctttcAGCACGATGCCATCGACAGTGCACGCGTTTTACTTTTACTTCTCGCTATCGTTTCTGATAGGCCGATCCACAGCCGTGCTGCTCTTTGTGTCCTCGGTGAATGATGCGGCACGCGATCCGCTGTTGCAACTTCTGCGCCAAGTGCCACACGCCGGCTACAGCGATGAAGTGTCGCGGTTGGCCAGCGAATTGTCAGCGGACAATGTGTCGCTGAGTGGCCTCAAATTCTTCAGCATTACCAGGAAGCTATTTCTGACGGTGAGCGATCGAGCTGGCGAGCTGGCGAGTTAATGaattattgattgattgatttgtgGTGGCAACGACAACTGAGTTTCTGTGTTTTTCATGTTTCATGTTTCATGTATTTTGACAGGTCGCGGGCAGCATTGTTACCTATGAGCTGGTGCTCATACAGTTTCACGAGGATAAGAAATCATGGGACTGCCACACGCAGCAGTTGCTTaactgaaaatttaaaatgaaaatatttggaGGAAAATGGTAatcccaaaaaacaaaaacgaaaaatgaaattgaaacccaaagagacaaacacacaaacacacaaagcaCTTAATCAAGAAATGTTACactgcacaacacacaaaacacattttgtcCAGTTGTCGCTGGTGGGGAGTGAACCAGTTTTCTTGAGTGATGCAATGCGGCCTTAAatggtgcagcagcagccgcagcagcagcagcagttgaagcaGCAGCCATCGATGTTGTGTGCGCCTTCCTAATCATTTGAACCAGTTGACCAAATGCCAATGCCAGGCtaggcaaagcaaagcaaagccagccagcctgcctgcctgcctgcctgcttggcTAGCCTGCCACTTCCTGTCGACTGTAACCCAATTCGAATCCGGCCAGCTGCGCCAGCATCACCAGCtttagcaacagcagcatatATAAGACAGCGGGTCGGCCTACTTGACGCGCAGACAAGCAACGTGCATCCAACTCgcaacaagcaagcaaaagcaaaaccatCAACCATCATGATTAGCAGCAATCGCTCTTCAACCTTAACGCTATTCGCCATCTTCGCCTTCGGCTGCAGCCTGAGCCTGGCCAGCGCTCAATACTTCTATCCCGGGGCGGGACGTGCCCAGCGTTCGCTGTTCAGCTCGGGACCACCAAGTGGCTGGCACGGCGGCTGGAGCTCTCCGCCCAGCTTTGAGCTGCCACCGCGCTCCAATCACATCACCAAGGACGAAGTGTTGGCGCTGCTCGCCGCCTGGAAGGCAGCCGAAGCCAAACCGAAACCAACGCCAGCACCAGCTCCGGCACCCGCTCCCGAACCGGAGCCAGAGCCCGAGCCAGAGCCCGAGCCGGAGCCGGAACCAGAACCGGAGCCCGAACCAGCTCCAGCCCCGGCGCCAGCTCCCGCTCCAGCACCTGAATCACCCGCTGGACCACCACCTGGTGTGCCGCTAACGGTATCGCTGCCCGCCTTTGTGCCCATCCAGCTGTCCGCGATGTACACGGCACCGGTGCCCGTTGCTGGCGCTGGCCTGGGtaactttggctttggctttgccggCGCTGGAGCCATTGGCGGTGGTGCTGGCGGTGGtggtgctgctgccgctggtgctgcagctgctgctggcggtggcggtgcAGCCGGAGGAGGTggtggagctgctgctggagctgcTGCCGGTGCAGCTGCAGGTGGCGATATTAGTCGCATCTCGCGTCCATTTGGTACACGCCGCAGCAATGCTAACATTCGTTTCCCCATCGCCAATCCAAGGAGCTACGCTTCGGCCAACTATGTGGCACCTCGTCCACGTTACTATCGCACCATCCTCTCGGAGACCGCGCAGCCAATGCGGTGAGTTTGCCCACACGCGATTCCTCGCTCGCGCATTGATCTGCTGTTATCTAATCTTGTTTACCGAATAATGTTGTCTAACGATTTcctgtttattttttcgttttcatgttttttgttgctactgctgctcaGCTTGGATGCCTTGCCGCCTGCTCCGTTCCTGGGAAATCCAATTCAGTTTGTGCCCAGCAATTGGAATTAAGCGCTCAGCGATTGAGAACAGCTCCAAAAAGAGAGACATCTAAATAATgacttattatatataccatatatacaagtatatataaatactctGACTGCAATCTTACTCTATATACTTTAAACTATATGCTActcatttatatatactttactatatatatacttaactGTAAATAGCTCAATGTCTAACAAATCACattcttattgttattgtaatacaatagtttttgttgtttttttttttttaattgtttgttgcaagtgaaatatgaataaaaataatactaaagaTCAACCCCAAAAATCTTACACAGTTTTCAAATCTTTTACTGGATATGAAGTTGAAGTTTATCTCTtgataaatataaagattAGTTTGTATCTTTGAATCATATTATTGAATACATTATTTAATCTTTTACTCTATTTCAGTCCTCCCTCAATTATTTTCTTCATCCCAGATTTTAGTTAATGTGTTCTATATTAAAACTTGTCGCATATATAATctttgaatttcttaaatatactttatgcCTTGGCCTATTGTCATGAAATTTCTACAATTAAAACATTGAGAAGCAAGCAATAAGACCAATTTTGAGGAATTCCAAGATGTACATTTTTCTATCTTGTATTAAActcaaattttatgaaatactatcggaattattatttaaataagttcttaaactttattttcaaCTCCCCCGTAATGCGCTTTTAAGCTTCATGAAAGCTCTTTCAATTTGACTTAATGCCAGTAatgttacgcatacgccccatACACCAAACGATCTGATCTTGATTTGCATCTACAAATCGTAGACACGCTGCAATCGTAAATGGCTAAAATTCCACCTGAGGCCTTATTGACATATCCAAGCGTGGCCAACAGCACATCACGTACTTGCCACGCCCATAAATGTCTCAATTAATCAATGCACTCCACTGGGACTCATATCTATACACGCGTATCTAGGTATCAGCCCAGTTTGCATGGAGAAATTCAAACCTCGCCCCAAAGCATTTATGGCGACAAGCGCAAAATTTCCAACAACGGCGATAAATGGATAAATGCATAaagcaaaaaacgaaaaacaaaaaacaaactctgCCCAAATGCGTGCAATTaggaaaatgagaaaaaagatgaaaaaaacACCAAGTAAGAAAGGCAAAGTCGAGTGTgcacgactgtgagatacccgctagccagtttgaatgaaagcaaagcagtgcggtattattcttataatataccaaatgaatataccaaaaatactaaaactgcacaaaagactatatttggtatatcataaagcaaagcaaatataaaaatatatcaaaagctgtacttggtatattgatatactactacattcaaaatataccatagaatataAAATCTAAGAGATTgtaagttttttcttcttcttgaatgagaacaaaacaaagcggtattattattataatataccaagttaTTAAACcgcaaaagtattaaaataatccgaaagctatatttggtatattaatataatccTATAATGAAAAGTATACCatagaaattgtaaatttttgccactttAAATCAAAGCATAACCGAATGGTATAATTGGTATTTagatatactactatatttcaaatatactaaagagtacacaatataccagattgtaagtttttcacacacaaaagaattttataaaagCTTCAAGTGCGGTCGAAGtgaattgtatttgtatgttaGCCAGCTTAAGTCtatgagatctaggtgtttatacggacagacagatatcATTATATCGTCTCGGTTGCTTACactgattaagaatatttatactttataggatcggagatgcctccttttcctgcaggcacaaatctgtaatacccttctatcctatgggtagcaggtggaaaaaagtaaaaaacataTTACAAGTAGTTATTTTTACACAGCATCTCTGATGCAATAAATCAACGGCCGACGACATCAACAGGGACTTGCTGTGTACTGCCCAGTTCCATTTGAACTGGTTTTTGCGGCCCCTTCGGTGCTGTGACGATGCGCTGTGATCAGCCCATAAAAAAAGGTGGGACAACGCTTGCCCATTTTATACTTTGAATTTACGACACACTCAGCTACACTATGCAACAAGTTTGgcttaagaaataaatttgctagacatgctaaatttaaattaattgcaatatttgtGCACTTTaactattataaaatatttaaataatatgtataataaatttcagcTGCATGACTAGAAGATTGACTAAGCTTTGTGCCTCGTAACTAAGTCAATCTTTCAGAGTACTTAAGTAAAGCTACAAAGCTTTTAGTCTCAAGTGTTAACACGCTTTGAAAAGAATTGAAGATTCGTTGCCGTAACATTTTAAGTACAAGTGTCAATAACTTTGAACAGTTTAAAGATCAACATTtgcaacaaaatggaaaatatatcAAGAAGCAAGTCAACACGcttgaacaaataaataaataaagttcaatAAAGTTCAATGAGTTATAAAGTGCATTTGGTAGTGTAAACTCTGTAAATGAATTTGCAAATTACGTCCAAGTtttacaataaacatttagagggtttatttaatagttaatTGTGATATTGAGGCTCTCATTATAAAATATGGAGCCAATGACATTAAGTAAATAGTTATTgtggttttgtgttttgcagTCCAGTGTAAACTTACAATTAATGTACACACGcgtttattaaatatagtatatttatggATATTTTCACACATTTGATATAAATGGGCCTGCTGACATGTTTTTTGCCACAGGCGACAGACAAACGCTTTACTCCACTTAGTTATTAATGCAGCCATCGAATTGAGCAATCGAGCTTCAAAATGGACGCCCATTTGGATAgatttgtgttgtgttcgtTTTCGTGTTCGTGTTAGCGTTCGCGTTTGCTGTGTGGCATATCATTATGGACTTCCCGCACAGCGTGCAGAAAAACATGTCAAGCTCTTATTATAGTAGACACCTTACATATTTGGCTATTGTCAAGTGTGTAatgaaactaaactaaactaaatagttattaaacaa
Coding sequences:
- the LOC117564483 gene encoding gustatory receptor 5a for trehalose translates to MVRGGSSHKCSEDFCLFAAAATQRRHLFLHNGGFHEAIAPVLVIAQCFSLMPVCGIYAATAQGLRFSWRSWRTWYSVLCICSLSVDTIFTINMTAHSLLDVRNVEPIIFHVCNLLGFCVFLQLARKWPSLMRHWAAVEKQLPPHQNWKQREHLARRIHQVAMLLLSLSLVEHLLSIIAFVYHDLCPSRRDPIESYLFATGPQLFHLFAYSNWLGWLGKLQNVLLTFSWSYMDIFLMLLGIGLNDLLTRLTCHLQHAVQQPMPEEFWTHTRKRYRAIVELIYEVDDAVSVLIIVSFGSNLYFVCLQLLKSINTMPSTVHAFYFYFSLSFLIGRSTAVLLFVSSVNDAARDPLLQLLRQVPHAGYSDEVSRLASELSADNVSLSGLKFFSITRKLFLTVAGSIVTYELVLIQFHEDKKSWDCHTQQLLN
- the LOC117568944 gene encoding translation initiation factor IF-2, which gives rise to MISSNRSSTLTLFAIFAFGCSLSLASAQYFYPGAGRAQRSLFSSGPPSGWHGGWSSPPSFELPPRSNHITKDEVLALLAAWKAAEAKPKPTPAPAPAPAPEPEPEPEPEPEPEPEPEPEPEPAPAPAPAPAPAPESPAGPPPGVPLTVSLPAFVPIQLSAMYTAPVPVAGAGLGNFGFGFAGAGAIGGGAGGGGAAAAGAAAAAGGGGAAGGGGGAAAGAAAGAAAGGDISRISRPFGTRRSNANIRFPIANPRSYASANYVAPRPRYYRTILSETAQPMRLDALPPAPFLGNPIQFVPSNWN